One genomic region from Solwaraspora sp. WMMD792 encodes:
- a CDS encoding ABC transporter substrate-binding protein yields MLVSRGSRTAALAFCTIMLVGAASCAEPAATEESQVNPVRLYGTDGNMSNSFGAEFEGQTTLLTGMKGTSPLTPLSDDFISRLRTVDRQLNDFLYAGEAYDAVVISALATQLAGSTDPTDIAAQINGVTTGGEQCDVVAVCLELARDGTDIAYRGVSLKRGGFTDAGEPSTASYATLHFDGDGQINDGKTEFVGAGDESTTTTAAPPPAEPETFATRAEAPLKLGGLLPRTGDLALAYPPLAAGAALAVREINEAGGVLGEPVEWFDGDDGTNPDVARRTVAGHVDEGVHVIIGAGASGISREVLPDVAAAGLILFSPSNTDAGLSEVDDQGLYFRTAPSDLLQGRALADVILRDGSQRIALVARRDSYGEGLQENVRAELDRAGVGPDRLKLLSYEPPAGADAPPVNFDSEAQEIKAFGADAILIIGFAESAEVIKSLAAAGLPIAE; encoded by the coding sequence ATGCTCGTGTCACGCGGCTCCCGCACCGCCGCCCTGGCGTTCTGCACAATCATGCTGGTCGGCGCGGCGAGCTGCGCCGAACCGGCGGCCACCGAGGAGTCCCAGGTCAACCCGGTGCGGCTGTACGGCACCGACGGCAACATGAGCAACTCGTTCGGGGCAGAGTTCGAGGGGCAGACCACGCTGCTGACCGGGATGAAGGGCACCAGCCCGCTCACCCCGCTGTCGGACGACTTCATCAGCAGGCTGCGCACGGTCGACCGGCAACTCAACGACTTCCTGTACGCCGGCGAGGCGTACGACGCGGTGGTGATCAGCGCGCTCGCCACCCAGTTGGCCGGCAGCACCGACCCGACCGACATCGCCGCCCAGATCAACGGGGTGACCACCGGCGGCGAGCAGTGCGACGTGGTCGCGGTATGTCTGGAGCTGGCCCGGGACGGGACGGACATCGCCTACCGGGGGGTCTCCCTGAAACGGGGTGGCTTCACCGACGCCGGGGAGCCGTCCACCGCCAGCTACGCCACCCTGCACTTCGACGGCGACGGCCAGATCAACGACGGCAAGACCGAGTTCGTCGGTGCCGGGGACGAGTCGACGACCACCACGGCCGCGCCGCCACCGGCCGAGCCGGAGACCTTCGCCACCCGCGCCGAGGCACCGCTGAAGCTGGGCGGCCTGCTGCCGCGCACCGGCGACCTGGCGTTGGCGTACCCGCCGTTGGCGGCCGGCGCGGCGCTCGCGGTCCGGGAGATCAACGAGGCCGGCGGGGTGCTCGGTGAGCCGGTCGAGTGGTTCGACGGCGACGACGGGACCAACCCGGACGTGGCCCGCCGGACCGTCGCCGGGCACGTCGACGAAGGGGTGCACGTCATCATCGGTGCCGGTGCGTCCGGCATCTCCCGCGAGGTGCTGCCGGACGTGGCGGCCGCCGGGCTGATCCTGTTCTCGCCCAGCAACACCGACGCCGGGCTGAGCGAGGTCGACGACCAGGGGCTGTACTTCCGTACCGCGCCGTCGGACCTGCTGCAGGGGCGGGCGCTCGCCGACGTGATCCTGCGGGACGGGTCGCAGCGGATCGCACTGGTGGCCCGCAGGGACTCGTACGGCGAGGGCCTGCAGGAGAACGTCCGGGCGGAGCTGGACCGGGCCGGGGTCGGACCGGACCGGCTCAAGCTGCTCAGCTACGAGCCGCCGGCTGGCGCGGACGCGCCGCCGGTGAACTTCGACAGTGAAGCCCAGGAGATCAAGGCGTTCGGCGCGGACGCGATCCTGATCATCGGTTTCGCCGAGTCGGCCGAGGTGATCAAGTCGCTGGCCGCAGCCGGGCTGCCGATCGCCGAGTAG
- a CDS encoding BldC family transcriptional regulator, whose translation MASRTHEPEPLLTPAEVASMFRVDPKTVTRWAKAGKLSAIRTLGGHRRYRESEVRALLQGQIPQQRQGD comes from the coding sequence ATGGCATCGCGTACGCACGAACCAGAGCCGTTGCTCACGCCGGCCGAGGTGGCGTCGATGTTCCGAGTCGACCCGAAAACCGTCACCCGGTGGGCGAAGGCCGGCAAGCTCAGCGCCATACGGACGTTGGGCGGCCACCGCCGATACCGGGAGTCGGAAGTACGTGCCCTGCTGCAGGGGCAGATTCCCCAGCAGCGGCAGGGTGATTGA
- a CDS encoding Glu/Leu/Phe/Val dehydrogenase dimerization domain-containing protein — MGVFTTTAGPGTATGHEQVVFCQDQPTGLRAIIAIYSTALGPALGGTRFYPYASEADALHDVLELSRGMAYKNAMAGLDLGGGKAVIWGDPEQLKTEPLLRAYGRFVESLGGRYYTACDVGTYVPDMDVVARETRFATGRSREQGGAGDSSELTAWGVFQGMRAAAEHRWGSASLAGRRVGVAGLGKVGRQLTGHLLDDGAAVVATDVSERAVDWARSTYPQVDLVDDTDVLIRQEIDVYAPCALGGALDDDTVPALRAEIVAGAANNQLAHPGVEKLLAERGILYAPDYVVNAGGVIQVADEVTGAATPSANGRYGFDFDRAKARATGIYQTTREILRSADREGVPPAVAADRLAERRMAEVGRLRAIHLR, encoded by the coding sequence ATGGGCGTCTTCACCACCACTGCCGGCCCCGGCACCGCCACCGGGCACGAACAGGTCGTCTTCTGCCAGGACCAGCCGACCGGGCTACGAGCGATCATCGCCATCTACTCGACCGCGCTCGGGCCGGCGCTCGGCGGCACCCGGTTCTACCCGTACGCCTCCGAGGCCGACGCCCTGCACGACGTGCTGGAGCTGTCCCGGGGGATGGCCTACAAGAACGCGATGGCCGGACTGGACCTCGGTGGCGGCAAAGCAGTCATCTGGGGCGACCCGGAGCAGCTCAAGACCGAGCCGCTGCTGCGCGCGTACGGCCGGTTCGTCGAATCGCTCGGCGGGCGCTACTACACCGCCTGTGACGTCGGCACCTACGTGCCGGACATGGACGTCGTGGCCCGGGAGACCCGGTTCGCCACCGGGCGTAGTCGCGAGCAGGGCGGGGCCGGTGACTCCTCCGAGCTCACCGCCTGGGGGGTGTTCCAGGGCATGCGCGCCGCCGCCGAGCACCGCTGGGGTTCGGCCAGCCTCGCCGGCCGGCGGGTCGGCGTCGCCGGGCTCGGCAAGGTCGGCCGGCAGCTGACCGGTCACCTGCTCGACGACGGAGCCGCGGTGGTGGCCACCGACGTCAGCGAACGGGCGGTGGACTGGGCCCGGAGCACCTACCCGCAGGTCGACCTGGTGGACGACACCGACGTGCTGATCCGTCAGGAGATCGACGTCTACGCGCCCTGCGCGCTCGGTGGGGCGCTCGACGACGACACCGTGCCGGCCCTGCGGGCCGAGATCGTCGCCGGGGCCGCCAACAACCAGTTGGCCCACCCCGGCGTCGAGAAGTTGCTCGCCGAACGGGGCATCCTCTACGCCCCGGACTACGTGGTCAACGCCGGTGGGGTGATCCAGGTGGCCGACGAGGTGACCGGGGCCGCCACACCGTCGGCCAACGGCCGGTACGGGTTCGACTTCGACCGGGCCAAGGCCCGAGCGACCGGTATCTACCAGACCACCCGGGAGATCCTGCGCAGCGCCGACCGGGAGGGCGTACCCCCGGCGGTGGCGGCCGACCGGCTCGCCGAACGCCGGATGGCCGAGGTCGGTCGGCTGCGCGCGATCCATCTCCGGTGA
- a CDS encoding DUF3073 domain-containing protein, whose amino-acid sequence MGRGRAKAKQTKVARELKYHSPNTDLAALQRELAGSGKSDRDFDDEYDPYLDDDDEDDPADDDRGNWTPSSSR is encoded by the coding sequence ATGGGGCGCGGCCGTGCTAAGGCCAAGCAGACAAAGGTGGCCAGGGAGCTGAAATACCACTCCCCGAACACCGACCTCGCCGCCTTGCAGCGAGAGCTCGCCGGCAGCGGCAAGTCGGACCGTGATTTCGACGACGAGTACGATCCGTACCTCGACGACGATGACGAGGACGACCCAGCCGACGACGACCGGGGTAACTGGACACCCTCATCGTCCCGCTGA
- the amcA gene encoding multiple cyclophane-containing RiPP AmcA encodes MPETSRQRPEPVGAAPGATVAEAGGDDQVADRVYAVRDGLALLLAEAEQARRRRAEAAGADGAVCAWNHFENIPTFYNWNNRPR; translated from the coding sequence ATGCCAGAGACCAGCCGGCAGCGGCCTGAACCGGTCGGCGCGGCCCCGGGAGCCACCGTCGCCGAGGCAGGTGGCGACGATCAGGTGGCGGACCGGGTGTACGCCGTCCGGGACGGTCTGGCACTGCTGCTCGCCGAAGCGGAACAGGCCCGGCGGCGTCGCGCCGAGGCAGCCGGTGCCGACGGCGCGGTCTGCGCCTGGAACCACTTCGAGAACATCCCGACCTTCTACAACTGGAACAACCGCCCCCGTTGA
- the amcB gene encoding cyclophane-forming radical SAM peptide maturase AmcB, giving the protein MRGVATVPSYVVMQPTTLCNLDCSYCYLPLRAANRRMPVPVAAAVARPVNIWAAQQGRRFSVVWHGGEPLAAGRDHLAALISPFSADVEHHVQTNATLIDDPWCEFFREHRIRVSVSVDGPRARNDSRHTRGGRPAYDQIRSGVEALRRHGIEFSALCVVSDPSPGLATELYRFFLDLGCDVLGVNIEETEGVNVRSNRWPDRAVAGFWAELVGAWRQAPRIHLREVEWSLRYAAAVLDGTADEVLPRQLDPIPTIGYDGSVVLLSPELAGFSDPRYGDFTSGNVLASGLAEILATPERTPWVTEFVAGVEACRTTCPYFGFCGGGHAANRYFEHGRFDGTETNHCRNSKIHLLEGVLAHARDQPAAA; this is encoded by the coding sequence ATGCGCGGCGTGGCGACCGTCCCGAGCTACGTCGTCATGCAACCCACTACGCTGTGCAACCTGGACTGCAGCTACTGCTACCTGCCGCTGCGGGCAGCCAACCGACGGATGCCGGTCCCCGTGGCCGCCGCCGTCGCCCGACCGGTGAACATCTGGGCCGCGCAGCAGGGACGCCGGTTCTCCGTGGTCTGGCACGGCGGTGAGCCGTTGGCCGCCGGGCGGGACCACCTGGCGGCGCTGATCAGCCCGTTCAGCGCCGACGTGGAGCACCATGTGCAGACCAACGCGACCTTGATCGACGACCCCTGGTGCGAGTTCTTCCGCGAACACCGGATCCGGGTCAGCGTCAGCGTCGACGGCCCGCGGGCGCGTAACGACAGCCGGCACACCCGGGGTGGTCGGCCCGCGTACGACCAGATCCGGAGCGGTGTCGAAGCGCTACGTCGGCACGGGATCGAATTCTCGGCGCTCTGCGTGGTCAGCGACCCGAGCCCCGGCCTGGCCACCGAGCTGTACCGGTTCTTCCTCGACCTCGGCTGTGACGTGCTGGGCGTCAACATCGAGGAGACGGAGGGCGTGAACGTCCGGTCGAACCGCTGGCCGGACCGGGCCGTCGCCGGCTTCTGGGCGGAACTGGTCGGAGCCTGGCGGCAGGCACCGCGGATCCATCTGCGCGAGGTGGAATGGTCACTGCGGTACGCGGCAGCCGTACTCGACGGCACGGCCGACGAGGTGCTGCCCCGCCAGCTCGACCCGATCCCCACCATCGGGTACGACGGGTCGGTGGTGCTGCTCTCGCCGGAGCTGGCCGGCTTCTCCGACCCGCGGTACGGGGACTTCACCAGCGGAAACGTGTTGGCCAGCGGGCTGGCCGAGATCCTCGCCACGCCGGAACGGACACCCTGGGTCACCGAGTTCGTGGCGGGCGTCGAGGCATGCCGGACCACCTGCCCGTACTTCGGGTTCTGCGGAGGTGGTCACGCTGCCAACCGTTACTTCGAACACGGGCGTTTTGATGGTACGGAGACCAACCACTGCCGTAACAGCAAGATCCATCTACTGGAGGGAGTGTTGGCCCATGCCAGAGACCAGCCGGCAGCGGCCTGA
- the purM gene encoding phosphoribosylformylglycinamidine cyclo-ligase, whose product MTHVTERGSADVGPTADDSGARTVNRQPWTASAGRPGRKRTVTYADAGVSIHAGERAVELLKSKVHKTTRPEVMGDIGGFAGLFRLDVQKYRHPILASSTDGVGTKLVIAQQMNIHDTVGIDLVAMVVDDLVACGAEPLFLLDYIACGEVVPDKVAEIGAGISDGCRYAGCALLGGETAEHPGVLRPDEYDVSATGVGVVEESEILGRDRVEVGDVVIAMRSSGLHSNGYSLVRHVLLGAGRMRLDTVVEDFGRQRTLGEELLTPTKIYARDCLKLIEECEVRALAHVTGGGIPGNLVRILPEHVDALVNRATWKPQPIFDLVQAKGRIEDNEMESTFNMGVGMFAIVSAQDADRALACLTGSGIDAWQAGDIIEGTGTVQMVGHHTRG is encoded by the coding sequence GTGACGCACGTGACTGAGCGCGGCAGCGCGGACGTCGGCCCGACCGCCGACGACTCCGGCGCCCGGACGGTCAACCGCCAGCCGTGGACGGCCAGCGCCGGCCGGCCCGGCCGCAAACGCACGGTGACGTACGCGGACGCCGGCGTCTCCATCCACGCCGGTGAGCGCGCCGTCGAGCTGCTCAAGTCGAAGGTGCACAAAACCACCCGGCCCGAGGTGATGGGCGACATCGGTGGCTTCGCCGGGCTCTTCCGGCTCGACGTGCAGAAGTACCGGCACCCGATCCTGGCCTCGTCGACCGACGGGGTGGGCACCAAGCTGGTCATCGCCCAGCAGATGAACATCCACGACACGGTCGGCATCGACCTGGTCGCGATGGTGGTCGACGACCTGGTCGCCTGCGGGGCGGAGCCGCTGTTCCTGCTCGACTACATCGCCTGCGGCGAGGTCGTGCCGGACAAGGTCGCCGAGATCGGCGCCGGCATCTCCGACGGCTGCCGGTACGCCGGCTGCGCGCTGCTCGGCGGCGAGACCGCCGAACACCCCGGGGTGCTGCGGCCGGACGAGTACGACGTCTCCGCGACCGGCGTCGGCGTGGTCGAGGAGAGCGAGATCCTCGGCCGGGACCGCGTCGAGGTGGGCGACGTGGTGATCGCGATGCGGTCCTCCGGTCTGCACTCCAACGGCTACTCGCTGGTCCGCCACGTGCTGCTCGGCGCCGGTCGGATGCGGCTGGACACGGTGGTCGAGGATTTCGGCCGGCAGCGGACCCTGGGCGAGGAGCTGCTCACCCCGACCAAGATCTACGCCCGGGACTGCCTGAAACTGATCGAGGAGTGCGAGGTCCGGGCCCTGGCCCACGTGACCGGCGGTGGCATCCCCGGAAACCTGGTGCGGATCCTCCCCGAGCACGTCGACGCGCTGGTCAACCGCGCCACCTGGAAGCCGCAGCCGATCTTCGACCTGGTGCAGGCGAAGGGGCGGATCGAGGACAACGAGATGGAGTCGACGTTCAACATGGGCGTCGGCATGTTCGCCATCGTCTCCGCCCAGGACGCCGACCGGGCGCTCGCCTGCCTGACCGGCAGCGGCATCGACGCCTGGCAGGCCGGCGACATCATCGAGGGCACCGGCACCGTACAGATGGTCGGCCACCACACCCGGGGCTGA
- the purF gene encoding amidophosphoribosyltransferase produces the protein MPRGDGRLSHDLDPQRPGPQDACGVFGVWAPGEEVAKLSYFGLYALQHRGQEAAGIAVSDGSGVVVYKDLGLVAQVFDEPTLASLRGHLAIGHARYSTTGGSTWENAQPTIKATSAGTTIALAHNGNLVNTAELAREVVDRGLSGDGSTSDTALVTSLLASRPDLSVEAAALEVLPTLRGAFSFVFMDETTLYAARDPHGVRPLVLGRLERGWVVASETAALDIVGATVVREVEPGELIAIDEHGLRSARFAPPEPKGCLFEYVYIARPDTTIAGRNVHAARVQIGRRLAREHPVEADLVIPVPESGTPAAIGYAEQSGITYGAGLMKNSYVGRTFIQPSQTLRQLGIRLKLNPLRENVRGKRLVVVDDSIVRGNTQRAIVRMLREAGALEVHVRISSPPVSWPCFYGIDFATRAELLANGLDTEGIRRSIGADTLGYVSLAGLIAATEQPKTRLCRACFDGEYPIELPAGNLIGKHVLEGVDRRVAGGVGHPGDITEQDYQAGGDRTGPGAQRFAVSTGGPEALHRP, from the coding sequence GTGCCTCGAGGCGACGGCCGGTTGAGTCACGATCTTGATCCCCAACGACCCGGTCCGCAGGACGCCTGTGGCGTGTTCGGGGTGTGGGCACCGGGGGAAGAGGTCGCGAAGCTCAGCTACTTCGGTCTCTACGCCCTGCAACACCGGGGCCAGGAGGCCGCCGGGATCGCGGTGAGTGACGGCTCCGGCGTGGTGGTCTACAAGGATCTCGGCCTGGTGGCCCAGGTCTTCGACGAGCCGACCCTGGCCAGCCTGCGTGGCCATCTCGCCATCGGGCACGCGCGCTACTCCACCACCGGCGGCTCGACCTGGGAAAATGCCCAGCCGACGATCAAGGCGACCAGCGCCGGCACGACGATCGCGCTGGCTCACAACGGCAACCTGGTCAACACCGCCGAGCTGGCCCGCGAGGTGGTCGACCGAGGGCTGTCCGGTGACGGCTCGACCTCGGACACCGCCCTGGTCACCAGCCTGCTGGCCAGCCGCCCGGACCTGTCGGTCGAGGCCGCGGCGCTGGAGGTGCTGCCGACCCTGCGGGGCGCGTTCAGCTTCGTCTTCATGGACGAGACCACGCTGTACGCGGCCCGCGACCCGCACGGCGTCCGGCCCCTGGTGCTCGGCCGGCTGGAGCGGGGCTGGGTGGTCGCCAGCGAGACCGCCGCGCTGGACATCGTCGGCGCCACCGTGGTCCGCGAGGTGGAGCCGGGTGAGTTGATCGCCATCGACGAGCACGGGCTGCGGTCGGCCCGGTTCGCCCCGCCGGAGCCGAAGGGCTGCCTGTTCGAGTACGTGTACATCGCCCGCCCGGACACCACCATCGCCGGGCGGAACGTGCACGCCGCCCGGGTGCAGATCGGCCGTCGACTGGCCCGGGAGCACCCGGTCGAGGCGGATCTGGTGATCCCGGTGCCGGAGTCGGGCACGCCGGCCGCGATCGGCTACGCCGAGCAGTCCGGCATCACCTACGGCGCCGGCCTGATGAAGAACTCGTACGTCGGCCGTACGTTCATCCAGCCCTCCCAGACGCTGCGCCAGCTCGGCATCCGGTTGAAGCTCAACCCGCTGCGCGAGAACGTCCGTGGCAAGCGCCTGGTGGTGGTCGACGATTCGATCGTGCGGGGCAACACCCAGCGGGCGATTGTGCGGATGCTGCGCGAGGCGGGTGCCCTGGAGGTGCACGTACGCATCTCGTCACCGCCGGTGAGCTGGCCGTGCTTCTACGGCATCGACTTCGCCACCCGGGCTGAACTGCTGGCCAACGGGCTGGACACTGAGGGTATACGCCGGTCCATCGGTGCGGATACTCTCGGTTATGTCTCGCTTGCCGGTCTGATAGCGGCAACCGAGCAGCCGAAGACACGATTGTGTCGGGCATGTTTCGATGGGGAGTACCCGATCGAGTTGCCAGCTGGCAATCTGATCGGCAAGCACGTGCTCGAAGGTGTGGACCGCCGGGTCGCTGGCGGGGTCGGCCATCCGGGGGACATCACCGAGCAGGACTATCAGGCCGGTGGCGACCGGACCGGCCCGGGCGCTCAACGGTTCGCTGTCAGCACTGGCGGCCCCGAGGCCCTGCACCGCCCGTAG
- a CDS encoding sterol carrier family protein → MRDALAAGAVPARVQLRDAVRLLLAALAERAPGRSVEVRVPPYGAIQCVAGPRHTRGTPANVVEIDPVTWVLLATGDLDWASAVANGQISASGPRSDISPYLPL, encoded by the coding sequence GTGCGGGACGCCCTGGCGGCCGGTGCCGTCCCCGCCCGTGTGCAGCTACGCGATGCGGTCCGCCTGCTGTTGGCGGCGCTGGCCGAGCGAGCGCCGGGCCGATCGGTGGAGGTCCGTGTCCCACCTTACGGTGCAATTCAGTGTGTAGCCGGGCCGCGACACACCCGTGGCACCCCCGCGAACGTGGTGGAGATCGACCCGGTGACCTGGGTGCTGCTGGCGACCGGCGATCTCGACTGGGCCTCGGCCGTGGCGAACGGACAAATCTCTGCGAGTGGTCCGAGGTCCGATATATCGCCGTACCTGCCGCTGTGA
- a CDS encoding carboxypeptidase regulatory-like domain-containing protein encodes MTTHLRAWLSRAGVVAALAAVTLVGLPAAPAAAAAPTVTITSLSNANLSSGGRATLVFKIVNNNPAGEEVEGGTSFNIRVATNINELRCEGQCDFTDTIERGASKEYTVELIAGNVGTNQNRNGRVEIVAVVDGENGRVQRDVSVRGPQEAPRVKEVAGKVTDVSTGEPIEGAVVVMSDSQNNSYDTTTNANGNYRFTSSNDRPIAPGDIRIAATADKYDDSDVKVVTAAAGQSITVDRITLKSNVEPTPSATPEATPSATAEATPSGAATDAPPVDTQNLANESSGGGMGSWLLIIMGGLLVALGVGAIVLLLVRRKDGDVDDGPEPADDDDPAGGRAAPPGSRGVYHGADDATRVAMPPMPPGPVSDATMVTRPSLSDAPTMLHQMPPIKDEFPDPYGAPPPPGPNPPAGPEPRYGADQRPGWGGPPTQPGYGSGPAGATSVYGAVPGADQPGSGAGSGYGGPGGAARPGGTYGGSQYGGNAPSSGAPGTYGTPPSSGGPYGGAPSSGGPYGGAPSSGGPYGGNAPSSGAPGTYGTPPVPGQYGEPAGRPPADEAGGYRGGRGYGDAGGAGYSGARYGADSPAGGYGTDRYDEPTGRYEPGSYGQSGPPYESAGYPGPDQGRGDVPPPPRGPEPPQPGYRGGSPGYGPDGGGYGGSAGYGGSYGESPPQAGGYPDAGYPGGGYGGDRGSGYGSDQGYGSPGYGPGGSAGYGPGGSAGYESGREPGGYGSPTGGGYDQGGGYPPAGGGYDDRRVPDQRGGYDQQMPYGQQPYDQQPYGAEQPPGDQPRHGATPQAGNRGERRSLDWLDD; translated from the coding sequence GTGACAACACACCTACGAGCCTGGCTTTCGCGGGCCGGTGTTGTCGCAGCGCTGGCTGCCGTCACACTAGTCGGCCTGCCCGCCGCGCCAGCGGCCGCCGCTGCACCCACAGTCACCATCACCAGCCTCTCCAACGCCAACCTCAGCTCCGGTGGCCGGGCCACCCTCGTGTTCAAGATCGTCAACAACAACCCGGCGGGCGAAGAGGTGGAGGGCGGGACGTCCTTCAACATCCGGGTCGCCACGAACATCAACGAGCTGCGGTGCGAAGGTCAGTGCGACTTCACCGACACGATCGAGCGGGGCGCGAGCAAGGAATACACGGTCGAGCTGATCGCCGGCAACGTCGGGACCAACCAGAACCGCAACGGCCGGGTGGAGATCGTCGCCGTGGTCGACGGGGAGAACGGCCGCGTCCAGCGCGACGTCTCGGTCCGCGGGCCGCAGGAGGCGCCCCGGGTGAAGGAGGTCGCCGGCAAGGTCACCGACGTCTCCACCGGTGAACCGATCGAAGGCGCCGTGGTCGTGATGAGCGACTCGCAGAACAACAGCTACGACACCACCACCAACGCCAACGGCAACTACCGGTTCACCTCCAGCAACGACCGGCCCATCGCCCCCGGCGACATCCGGATCGCGGCGACCGCCGACAAGTACGACGACAGCGATGTGAAGGTCGTCACCGCCGCCGCCGGGCAGTCGATCACCGTCGACCGGATCACCCTGAAGTCGAACGTGGAGCCGACCCCGTCGGCCACCCCCGAGGCGACCCCGTCGGCGACCGCCGAGGCGACGCCGAGCGGCGCGGCCACCGACGCCCCACCGGTCGACACCCAGAACCTGGCGAACGAGAGCAGCGGCGGGGGGATGGGCTCCTGGCTGCTGATCATCATGGGCGGTCTGCTGGTCGCGCTCGGTGTCGGGGCCATCGTGCTGCTGCTGGTACGGCGCAAGGATGGCGACGTCGACGACGGACCGGAGCCGGCCGACGACGACGATCCAGCTGGCGGGCGGGCCGCCCCGCCGGGCAGTCGCGGCGTCTACCACGGTGCCGACGACGCGACCCGGGTGGCGATGCCGCCGATGCCGCCCGGTCCGGTCTCCGACGCCACGATGGTGACCCGGCCGTCGCTGTCGGACGCGCCGACGATGCTGCACCAGATGCCACCGATCAAGGACGAGTTCCCCGACCCGTACGGTGCTCCGCCGCCCCCCGGCCCGAACCCGCCGGCCGGGCCCGAGCCACGGTACGGCGCGGACCAGCGCCCGGGCTGGGGTGGACCGCCGACCCAACCCGGCTACGGCTCCGGCCCCGCCGGTGCCACCAGCGTGTACGGCGCGGTTCCCGGCGCCGACCAGCCGGGCAGTGGGGCCGGGTCCGGCTACGGCGGACCCGGCGGCGCGGCCCGCCCGGGCGGCACCTACGGCGGCAGTCAGTACGGCGGCAACGCCCCGTCCTCCGGGGCACCCGGCACCTACGGCACCCCGCCCTCGTCGGGCGGCCCGTACGGCGGTGCCCCGTCATCCGGCGGCCCGTACGGCGGTGCCCCGTCATCCGGCGGCCCATATGGCGGCAACGCCCCGTCGTCCGGGGCACCCGGCACCTACGGCACCCCGCCGGTACCCGGTCAGTACGGCGAGCCTGCCGGTCGGCCGCCAGCCGACGAGGCCGGCGGCTACCGCGGCGGCCGAGGCTACGGCGACGCCGGCGGCGCGGGCTACTCCGGTGCCAGGTACGGAGCGGACTCCCCCGCCGGCGGGTACGGCACCGACCGTTACGACGAGCCGACCGGGCGCTACGAGCCGGGCAGCTACGGGCAGTCCGGCCCACCGTACGAATCCGCTGGTTACCCTGGCCCGGATCAGGGGCGGGGCGATGTGCCGCCACCACCGCGTGGTCCGGAACCGCCGCAGCCCGGCTACCGGGGCGGCAGCCCTGGCTACGGGCCGGACGGCGGCGGTTACGGCGGAAGTGCCGGTTACGGCGGAAGCTACGGAGAAAGCCCACCCCAGGCCGGCGGTTACCCCGATGCGGGCTACCCGGGCGGTGGCTACGGTGGCGACCGGGGCAGCGGATACGGCTCCGACCAGGGCTACGGGTCGCCGGGCTACGGCCCCGGCGGGTCGGCGGGCTACGGCCCCGGCGGGTCGGCGGGCTACGAGTCCGGCCGGGAACCGGGCGGGTACGGCTCCCCAACCGGTGGCGGCTACGACCAAGGTGGCGGCTACCCGCCTGCGGGCGGCGGCTACGACGACCGCCGCGTCCCGGACCAACGGGGCGGCTACGACCAGCAGATGCCGTACGGACAGCAGCCCTACGACCAGCAGCCGTACGGCGCCGAGCAGCCGCCTGGCGACCAACCTCGGCACGGTGCCACGCCGCAGGCAGGCAACCGGGGTGAGCGACGTTCCCTCGACTGGCTCGACGACTGA